The following is a genomic window from Actinomycetes bacterium.
TGATGTCTCTCAAGTTGATCAACCGTCACGACGAGGATGGGCAGGTCGCCGTCCTGGTCGCCGTCGTGCTGGTGGTCCTGCTCGGCTTTGCCGGGCTGGTGGTCGACGTCGGGCTCAACTGGGCCGCCCGGGCCGAGGCCCAGACCGCCGCCGACGCCGCCGCCCTCGCTGGCGCGGCCGACCTCGCCGCGCCAGCCGGCGACCCACTGGGCGTCGCCAAGACCTACCTGGACGCCAACGTTCCCGGCCTGGCCGGAAGCCCGAGCGACCCGGCTTGGGCGACCAACGGCACCGACGGCGACGGTGAGATCACCTGCTACACCCCGCCCGCCAGCCCGGTGCTTGGGACCGGCTGCCCGCAGGGGGCAACCGCCATCCAGGTCATCACCCCACCGATCAGGCAGACCTATGCGTTCGCCGGCCTGTTCGGGGGGGCCCAGCGCACCGACGTGAAGGCGCTGGCAGTGGCCGGCGCCATTCCCACCATTGTCTGCACGCTGTGCGTGCTCAGCCCGACCGCCCAGCCCGCCCTGTTGGCGTCCGGCAGCGGGAACGTCACCATGACCAACGGCAGCGTGGTGGTCAACTCGACCGGGAACCCGGCCGCCAAGGTGAGCGGTAACGGCAGCATCATCGCCACCCTGATCGGCGGTCCAGGAGCGGCCAGCTTCCAGGCGAGCAACTCGCTCAGCTACCAGCCCCCACCGGTCATGCTGCCCGCGGTGCCCGACCCGTTGGCCGGGGTGTCGCCCTGCCCGGACGCTGGCATCCCGAGCCCGTGCCCGGTCACCGGCTCACCCGTCAACCAGAGCGGGCCCGGCATCATCGGCCCGGGCGTCTACGGCGACATTGCCGCCAACACCGGGGTGCTCACGCTCCTGCCTGGCACCTACGTCATCACGCAGCAGATCCATCTCACCGGCTCGGCCGCCCTGGTCGGCAGCGGCGTCACCCTCTACTTCGCCTGCGCGGCCTACCCCACCCCGTGCAGCCCGGGAACCAGCGGGGCCCAGCTGCAGATGTCGAACACGGCCACGCTCTCCCTGTCGGCGCCGACCTCGGGGCCGTTTCGGGGCCTGTCGCTCTTCTCGGATCCCAACAACACGGCCACCTTGGCCCTTACCGGCAAGAGCGGCGACCAGTTCGGCGGCACGATCTACGCCAAGACGGGCACGCTGTCGCTGACCGGCGTGGCGGGGGCGTTCAAGCTTGACTCCCTGATCGTGGTCGGTGAGGTCAGCCTCACCGGTGGCGCCCAGATCACCATAGACTTCAGCGCCGCCGTCAACGCCCTCGAGGGCAACGCCCGGCTGACCAAGTAGCATCCCGGTCTCGTGCTCCGGCCGTCCTATCGGCTGTTGCCCGTCGCGCGCTCGTCGGGCCCCGCTCCGTCGACGGGCCCCGCTCCGTCGACGGGCTCAGCTCTATCGACAACCGTCGACGAGCCCAGCTCCCTCGACAAGTGGAGCACGTGTGAGTAACGCGGGGGAGCCTCCATCGGTTCTCTGGAGTGCGGAGCGGGACGCGCGACGCAGGCGCTGCGGACCGGAGCGCCCGTCCCGCTCCGCACTCCACAGGAAGGCGGTCCGGCTCCGTGCCGGGCCGGCGCCGCCCACGTCACCCTGCCGAGCCGTTCTCCGAGGGGATCGTGGCCGAGCGCCTCGAGTCGCCCGCCTGGACGCATCCGTGCGGAAGGCAGCGCCTGGTCAACGTCACCGCGGTTCTCTTGTGTGGCGGTCGGGCCCGGAGCCATACTGACCCGTCCCGGCACAAGAGGAGTTGCCATGGCAGAGGATCTGCCCGGCCCACCCGAGAGCGGGAGCCGGGACGACCGGCCCGGCGGACCGCCCACCGAGCCGCTGGGCGCCTCCACCCGTCCGACCGAGCCCCAGCCCGCCTACCGCCAGCCGGACGCCTCCCAGCAGCCCCCGGGGTACGGGCCACCAGG
Proteins encoded in this region:
- a CDS encoding pilus assembly protein TadG-related protein, producing the protein MSLKLINRHDEDGQVAVLVAVVLVVLLGFAGLVVDVGLNWAARAEAQTAADAAALAGAADLAAPAGDPLGVAKTYLDANVPGLAGSPSDPAWATNGTDGDGEITCYTPPASPVLGTGCPQGATAIQVITPPIRQTYAFAGLFGGAQRTDVKALAVAGAIPTIVCTLCVLSPTAQPALLASGSGNVTMTNGSVVVNSTGNPAAKVSGNGSIIATLIGGPGAASFQASNSLSYQPPPVMLPAVPDPLAGVSPCPDAGIPSPCPVTGSPVNQSGPGIIGPGVYGDIAANTGVLTLLPGTYVITQQIHLTGSAALVGSGVTLYFACAAYPTPCSPGTSGAQLQMSNTATLSLSAPTSGPFRGLSLFSDPNNTATLALTGKSGDQFGGTIYAKTGTLSLTGVAGAFKLDSLIVVGEVSLTGGAQITIDFSAAVNALEGNARLTK